From a region of the Coprococcus comes ATCC 27758 genome:
- a CDS encoding YifB family Mg chelatase-like AAA ATPase: protein MGFYKVHSATILGLKVEFVQVEADAGNGLPMFHMVGYLSSEVKEAAERVRTAMRNAGYTMPAKKIVINLSPACVRKKGSVFDLPIAVAVLGAMGIFPEKAVEDILLAGELGLDGKLQPVEGILPIVLEAKKAGFRYCVIPKSNEDEGRLAQGIQIFGAETLEEVCRWLKGEYMPQMEKTDREEAHGTEEWDIDYSDIQGQEAVKRATMVAVAGGHNLLYVGPPGSGKTMLAKRIPTILPPLDREESLEITGIYSTAGLLKRKNPLIWQRPFREVHHTVTRAALIGGGRIPSPGEATLAHGGVLFLDELAEFPRGVLEVLRQPLEEKCIHLARQQGAYIFPADFMLVAATNPCPCGMAPGPQCTCTPGQIRNYQGKLSQPFLDRIDICMEAPKVEYEELTGKGTGMDSRTMRGKVMLARMRQMDRFREEKLTKNAQMGQNEIEKYCRLGKEEERMMRQAYEVMKLTVRSYHKVLKVARTIADMEEKEEIDIVTLREALGYRVMDKEYWG, encoded by the coding sequence ATGGGATTTTATAAGGTACATTCGGCAACGATTCTGGGGCTGAAAGTAGAATTTGTGCAGGTAGAGGCAGATGCAGGGAACGGACTTCCAATGTTTCATATGGTGGGATATCTGTCTTCTGAGGTAAAGGAAGCAGCAGAACGGGTAAGAACTGCCATGCGTAATGCCGGTTATACCATGCCGGCGAAAAAGATTGTGATCAATCTGTCGCCGGCATGTGTCCGCAAGAAGGGATCGGTATTTGACCTTCCAATTGCAGTTGCAGTACTTGGGGCAATGGGGATTTTCCCGGAAAAAGCAGTGGAGGATATTTTACTTGCAGGAGAGCTCGGACTGGATGGAAAGCTGCAGCCGGTAGAGGGAATCCTTCCGATTGTTCTGGAAGCAAAGAAGGCTGGTTTTAGATATTGTGTGATTCCGAAGTCAAATGAGGATGAGGGAAGGCTGGCGCAGGGAATACAGATTTTTGGGGCAGAGACTCTGGAGGAGGTATGCAGATGGCTGAAGGGTGAGTATATGCCTCAGATGGAGAAAACTGACCGGGAAGAGGCTCATGGAACGGAAGAATGGGACATAGATTATAGTGATATTCAGGGACAGGAAGCAGTAAAAAGAGCAACGATGGTGGCGGTGGCAGGAGGACATAACCTGCTTTATGTCGGTCCGCCTGGTTCCGGAAAGACGATGCTTGCCAAACGGATCCCGACAATCCTACCACCGCTTGACCGGGAAGAAAGTCTGGAGATCACGGGGATTTACAGTACGGCTGGACTGCTTAAAAGAAAGAATCCGCTGATCTGGCAGAGACCGTTCCGGGAGGTCCATCATACTGTGACACGGGCAGCGCTCATCGGAGGCGGACGAATCCCATCGCCGGGAGAAGCAACACTTGCGCATGGAGGTGTCCTTTTTCTGGATGAGCTGGCGGAGTTTCCGAGAGGTGTTCTGGAAGTGCTCAGGCAGCCGTTGGAAGAAAAATGCATTCATCTGGCAAGGCAGCAGGGAGCTTATATTTTTCCGGCAGACTTTATGTTGGTTGCTGCAACGAATCCATGTCCCTGCGGAATGGCTCCTGGTCCCCAATGTACCTGTACGCCCGGGCAGATCCGGAATTATCAGGGAAAGTTGAGCCAGCCGTTTCTGGATCGGATTGATATCTGCATGGAGGCACCAAAGGTCGAATATGAAGAACTGACCGGAAAGGGAACAGGGATGGATTCCAGAACCATGCGAGGAAAAGTGATGCTTGCAAGAATGCGTCAGATGGATCGTTTTCGAGAAGAAAAGCTGACAAAAAATGCACAGATGGGGCAAAATGAAATTGAAAAATACTGCCGTCTTGGGAAAGAAGAAGAACGGATGATGCGCCAGGCTTATGAAGTGATGAAGCTGACGGTGAGAAGCTATCATAAAGTGTTGAAGGTGGCACGGACGATCGCAGATATGGAGGAAAAAGAGGAGATCGATATTGTGACACTCCGAGAGGCACTGGGTTATCGGGTTATGGATAAAGAATATTGGGGATAA
- the dprA gene encoding DNA-processing protein DprA yields MSEMWYTYWLACVEGITGDRKCELCRKNGSAEAVYYIEEKGIREQIITEKEWGILKESKKKRNWREAYQKVVDRGIQMAVRGQNNYPKRFEELAGMPYALFFIGEMPREGMPSVAVVGARRCSSYGEKMTLRFVERLAESGIQIISGMALGIDGMAHRAALNVGGKTFAVLGGGADVCYPAAHKGLYKDLIKRGGILSEQPPGTPPVAWHFPARNRLISGLADVVLVMEAKEKSGSLITADMALEQGRDIYALPGMVTEPLSCGCNRLIRQGAGILLNEEDLLEELVIKGLLKKKIAIISDTKNKIKLETKENLVYSKLGLYPRGLDDLQRETGLTPQEVMGICVSLQLKGCIQERSKNYYVRAK; encoded by the coding sequence ATGAGTGAAATGTGGTATACATACTGGCTGGCGTGTGTGGAAGGAATCACAGGTGACAGAAAGTGTGAATTATGCAGAAAGAACGGATCTGCGGAAGCAGTATATTATATAGAAGAAAAAGGGATCAGAGAACAGATAATTACAGAAAAAGAGTGGGGGATTCTGAAAGAAAGTAAGAAAAAAAGGAATTGGAGGGAAGCGTATCAAAAAGTGGTGGACCGGGGAATTCAGATGGCAGTCCGGGGACAGAACAATTATCCGAAACGGTTTGAAGAACTTGCGGGAATGCCGTATGCACTCTTTTTTATCGGGGAGATGCCACGGGAGGGAATGCCGTCGGTGGCAGTGGTGGGTGCCAGAAGATGTAGCAGCTATGGTGAGAAAATGACGCTTCGCTTTGTTGAAAGACTTGCGGAGAGCGGAATCCAGATCATCAGTGGAATGGCACTAGGAATTGACGGAATGGCACACCGGGCTGCATTAAATGTCGGAGGGAAAACATTTGCGGTTTTGGGAGGCGGAGCAGATGTATGTTATCCTGCGGCACATAAAGGACTCTATAAAGATTTAATAAAGCGGGGAGGCATACTGTCTGAACAGCCACCGGGAACTCCACCGGTTGCCTGGCATTTTCCGGCAAGAAACCGTCTGATCAGCGGACTTGCCGATGTGGTACTTGTTATGGAGGCAAAAGAAAAGAGCGGATCCCTGATTACAGCAGACATGGCTCTTGAACAAGGAAGAGACATTTATGCTCTCCCGGGGATGGTGACAGAGCCGCTGAGCTGTGGTTGTAACCGCCTGATCCGGCAGGGAGCAGGGATTCTTTTGAATGAAGAAGATTTGCTGGAAGAACTGGTTATAAAAGGGCTGCTAAAGAAGAAAATCGCAATTATATCAGACACGAAAAATAAAATAAAGCTTGAAACGAAAGAAAATTTGGTGTATAGTAAGCTCGGTTTGTATCCGCGGGGGCTGGATGATTTACAGAGAGAAACCGGACTTACTCCACAGGAGGTGATGGGAATCTGTGTATCTCTTCAGTTGAAAGGATGCATTCAGGAAAGATCAAAAAATTATTATGTCAGAGCTAAATGA
- the topA gene encoding type I DNA topoisomerase: MARYLVIVESPTKVKTIKKFLGSNYVVMASNGHVRDLPKSQMGVDLEHDFEPKYITIRGKGEILAGLRKEVKKADKIYLATDPDREGEAISWHLMKALKLEGKKVYRISFNEITKSAVKASLKNARDIDMDLVDAQQARRVLDRIVGYKISPVLWAKVKRGLSAGRVQSVALRIIADREDEIAAFIPEEYWSLDANFKVKGEKKPLTAKFYGTKDEKITIHNEEELHKILADLEEAEYEVVDVKRGERSKKAPLPFTTSTLQQEASKALNFATSKTMRIAQQLYEGVDIKGSGTVGLITYLRTDSTRISEEADANARAYVGKAYGEEYVAETTSEQKQKNDGKNIQDAHEAIRPSDVTRVPAEIKESLTRDQFRLYQLIWKRFVASRMQPAKYETTSVKIGADDYRFTVSASKIIFEGFRLAYVESDEEKQSGNVMVNSIDKDSELTKESFDYKQHFTQPPAHYTEASLVKTLEELGIGRPSTYAPTISTIITRRYVAKENKNLYMTELGEVVNNIMKQSFASIVDVNFTAYMEGLLDMIAEGKVEWKSVISNFYPDLKEAVEKAEKELETVKIEDEVTDVVCEECGRNMVIKYGPHGKFLACPGFPECRNTKPYLEKIGVACPKCGKDIVLRKTKKGRRYYGCEDNPECDFMSWQKPSEEKCPKCGSYMVEKGNKLVCGNEQCGFVKNKEKDEK, translated from the coding sequence ATGGCACGTTATCTTGTGATTGTAGAGTCACCGACAAAAGTGAAGACCATAAAGAAATTTCTCGGCAGCAATTACGTGGTAATGGCATCAAACGGACATGTAAGAGATTTGCCGAAAAGTCAGATGGGAGTAGACCTGGAGCATGACTTTGAGCCGAAATACATTACAATCAGAGGAAAAGGTGAGATCCTTGCAGGACTTAGAAAAGAAGTAAAAAAAGCAGATAAGATTTATCTTGCAACTGACCCGGACCGCGAAGGAGAAGCAATTTCCTGGCACTTGATGAAAGCACTTAAACTGGAAGGAAAGAAAGTATACCGGATCAGCTTTAACGAGATCACTAAAAGTGCGGTAAAGGCATCCCTGAAAAATGCACGTGATATCGACATGGATCTGGTAGATGCGCAGCAGGCGCGTCGTGTGCTGGATCGTATCGTGGGATATAAGATCAGTCCGGTTCTCTGGGCAAAAGTAAAAAGAGGACTTAGTGCCGGTCGTGTGCAGTCTGTGGCACTTCGCATCATTGCAGACCGGGAAGATGAGATCGCAGCGTTTATTCCGGAAGAATACTGGTCACTGGACGCCAATTTCAAGGTAAAGGGAGAAAAGAAGCCTCTTACAGCAAAATTCTATGGAACAAAGGATGAGAAGATCACCATCCATAACGAAGAAGAACTGCATAAGATTCTTGCAGATCTGGAAGAAGCAGAATATGAAGTGGTCGATGTAAAACGCGGAGAGAGAAGTAAAAAAGCACCGCTTCCGTTTACGACTAGTACCCTTCAGCAGGAGGCATCCAAAGCACTGAATTTTGCAACTTCAAAGACGATGCGTATCGCACAGCAGCTTTATGAAGGTGTGGATATTAAAGGAAGTGGAACGGTTGGTCTGATCACTTACCTGCGTACGGATTCGACCCGTATTTCTGAGGAGGCGGATGCAAATGCAAGAGCCTATGTTGGAAAAGCCTACGGAGAAGAGTATGTGGCAGAGACTACATCGGAACAGAAGCAGAAAAATGACGGGAAAAATATTCAGGATGCACACGAAGCCATCCGCCCGTCAGATGTTACCCGTGTTCCGGCAGAAATCAAAGAATCTCTTACAAGAGACCAGTTCCGTCTGTATCAGCTGATCTGGAAGCGTTTTGTGGCGAGCAGAATGCAGCCGGCAAAATATGAGACAACTTCTGTTAAAATTGGAGCAGATGATTACCGTTTTACGGTATCGGCATCTAAGATTATATTTGAAGGTTTCCGTCTGGCATATGTGGAAAGCGATGAGGAAAAACAGAGTGGAAATGTAATGGTCAATAGTATCGATAAAGATTCAGAACTGACGAAAGAATCCTTTGACTATAAGCAGCATTTCACACAGCCACCTGCACATTACACCGAGGCATCTCTTGTAAAGACACTGGAAGAACTTGGAATCGGACGTCCGAGTACCTATGCACCAACAATCTCTACGATCATTACAAGAAGATACGTTGCAAAAGAGAACAAGAATCTTTATATGACAGAGCTTGGTGAAGTGGTCAATAATATTATGAAGCAGTCTTTCGCAAGCATTGTTGATGTCAACTTTACCGCTTATATGGAAGGACTTCTGGATATGATCGCAGAAGGAAAGGTAGAGTGGAAATCGGTTATCAGCAATTTCTATCCGGATCTGAAAGAAGCGGTTGAAAAAGCAGAAAAAGAGCTGGAAACAGTTAAAATCGAGGATGAGGTAACCGATGTAGTCTGCGAAGAATGTGGAAGAAATATGGTTATCAAATACGGTCCCCATGGAAAGTTCCTTGCATGTCCCGGATTCCCGGAATGCCGCAACACCAAACCGTATCTGGAGAAAATCGGAGTTGCCTGCCCGAAATGTGGAAAAGACATTGTATTGCGCAAGACAAAGAAAGGCAGACGTTATTATGGATGTGAGGATAATCCGGAATGTGATTTTATGTCATGGCAGAAGCCGTCAGAAGAAAAATGTCCGAAATGCGGAAGTTATATGGTAGAAAAGGGAAATAAACTTGTCTGCGGTAATGAACAGTGTGGGTTTGTTAAAAATAAAGAGAAAGATGAAAAATAA